TTGACCGGGGCCTTGCGGAGCGGATCGTAGTTGAGCAGGGTGCGGATCACGAAGTCCCGCCCCTGCGCGTCGGTGCTTCGCTTGGCGATGACCACTTCGAGCGTCGTCACGAGGATTTTCTGGGTCGGATAGGGCTTCGGCTGGCCGGCCGTGGCGGGGTTGAAGACCGCCGGGGCGGCCCCGCCCTCGGCCGCCTTCGGACGCTCCTTCTCCTCGAATTTCCAGTCCACCACCCACAGCTTCTGGTCCGCCGGAAGCTCCCAGTTTCCGTTGTCCGGAAGGTTCGGATTCAGGAGGTCCATCACCTTGAGGATGAGGTCGCGTTCGGTCGAAATCCGCACCAGAGGCTCCAGCTGGGCGCGGATCTCGTCCACCTGGATCGCCTGCTCGTACTCGGCCTTCTGGGCGGCGGCCTCCTGCTTGGCCTGTTTGGCCCGGGTGACCGCCTTCTGGAGCTCGTCGCGCTCCGAATACTGTCTCCACCCCATCAGGCCGACCAGCGCGTAGAGCGCCGCCACGGCCGCCACGACGTAAGGCTGCTTGCGGCGCAGCTCCTTGCGGCGCCGGTGCGCCGGCGGGAGCAGGTTGATCCGGTTGACCGTCTCGCCCAGGCCCTGAAGCGCCAGCCCGAGCGCCGTCCCCAGGCCCGCCAGGTGCTCCTGAAGATCGCCGGGATCGACCTGGCCGCCCACCTGCACCGTGTTGAGCTTCTGGAGCCGGACGGCGGGAAGCTGCAGGGATTGCGAGATGAACTTCTGGAAATTGAGCGTCTTGGTGGCGTTCCCGAGGAGCAGGATCTTCTCGAACTTCGAGGTTTTCGAGATCGACTTGTAGTACCCCGTCGAGCGGTTGATCTCGTTGACGAGGTCGCGCAGGACGGGCTGGACGGCGTTGAAGATCTTCTGGGCCTGCTGGGACTGGGCCGCCCGGAGCTTGAGTTTCTCGGCCTCCTCGAAGGGAAGATTGAAGGCCTTCTGGAGCGCTTTGGTCAGGTCGTTGCCGGTGATCGGCAGGTTCCGCACCCAGAACTTCGTGCCGTCGATGACGATGAGATCCGTGTTCTCCGCCCCCATGTCGAGCGCCACGGTGGGGCCGGACAGCTCCTGGTCCCGCACCAGGAAGTTGAAAAGCGCCACGGGGGCGAACTGGACCGCCTCCACGTTCAGCCCGAGGTCGGCGATGTTGGCCAGGAACTGCTCGACGATGTCCCGCTTGATGGCGAAGAGGATGACTTCCTTCTCCTCGCCGGGGACGTAGTCCCGGTCCACGTACTGGTAGTCCCAGAGGACTTCGTCCATGGGGAAGGGGATCTGGGACTGGGCCTCGTACTTGACGACCTCCGGGATCTTGGCGTCCTCCACCGGCGGGAGCTTGACGAGCCGGTTGAGGATGGAATGGCTGGGCAGCGACAGGACCACGGGCTCGCCGGCGATCTTGTACTGGGCTTTGACCTGGGCGAGGGCGGTCCGGATCTGCCGGTCCACCCCCCCGGGTTCGCCGGAACCCGATTCCTCGTAAGGGAACACCCCCACGTGGGTGAGGGTGACGCCCCGCCCGGATCCCTCGAGCCGCGCGACCTTGATGCTGTACTTGCTGACGTCGATGCCCCAGACGCCTCGTGCCATGGCATGGGCCTTTCAAAAAGGGACGCCGAAACGCCGGCCCGTCCGCCGCGGGAAGGGAGGGGCTGTCGCACGGCGCGGAAGCGATCGGCGCGCGTGTCGCGCGAGGGGCCGCCCGAGGGCATCGGAAATTTTCGACGTCGCCTTCGGGACCCGGGGTCCCGAACCCGGCCGCGTCTCGCGGGCATCGCCGCCCGAGGATCGCATTCCCGCCCGGCCACTCGTTCCGCCGGCCGGAGAATTATACCCCAACGGGCCTCTACTTCCGAGGACGTAAAGAGCGCACCCGCCCCGTGCGGGCCATTAAATATTTTTTTCCGGTCCCTGCAAGCTTCCGGCGCCCGTTTCCCCCAGAAGGCCCGCGTCCCGGCAGACGGTCCGCAGGTCCGCTTCGAACAGCGGAAGGTCTCCCATGTTCCTCAGGACGTAGGCGGGATGAAACGTGCAGAAGATCCGCCGCCCGTGGGCCTCCCCGTACTTGCCCCGCAGGCGGGTGATTCCCGTCCGGGTCCCCAGGAGCGTCTGGGCGGCGATGTTGCCCAGGGCGCAGAGAATTCCGGGACCCACGAACTGGATCTGCCGCAGCAGCCACGGCATGCACGCCGCCATCTCGTCGAACTGCGGGGTGCGGTTGCCGGGAGGGCGGCATTTGAGAATGTTCGCGATGTAAACCCGTTCCCGCCCGACGCCCAGCTTCTTCAAGGTCTTCGTCAGAAGCTGCCCCGCCCGGCCCACGAAGGGCTCGCCCTGCCGGTCCTCGTCCTCCCCCGGAGCTTCGCCCACGAACATGAGCGGCGCTCCGAGCGGCCCCACGCCGAAGACCACCTGCGTGCGCGTCCCCGCCAGGCCGCACTTCGTGCAGGAAAGAACCTGCCGCCGGAACTCGAGGAACTCGGGCGGCCCGCTCCCGCACGCCTCCGCCTTCGGACGCTCGGCGGCCGGCCGCGCGGCCGGACGGGAGGCCCGCGCGCGGGACAGGGGCAGGAAGTCCGCTCCGAAGAGACGTTCCATCTCCAGGTGCCGGCGCGCGTGACGATTCATCCCCGCCGCCCGTCGAGAAACCGCACCGTTTCCCTCAGGACTTCCCGCTCCGCCTGCGCCAGCGTCCCGGGAACCGTGGCGCCCGACGCCCTCGGGTGTCCCCCGCCGCCCCAACGCGCCGCCAGCGCGATCCCGTCCACGCCGGGGTCCGTCCGCCAGGAAACCTTCACCTTGCCCGGGGCGTCCGCCTCCCGAAGCAGCACCGCGACCTGGACGCCCTTGATCGATTTGACCTGATCGATGTACTCCTGCGTGTCCCCGGGCGCGTAGCCCGTCTTGCGCGACAGGTCCTTCGAGAGGACCAGCCATCCCACCCGCCCGCCCGCGGTCAGACGGATCCGCCGCAGCGCCTCCGCCAGATAGCGAAGCTGCTCCGGCGTCTTCTGGCGGAAAAGCGCCCGGTGGATCTCCGCGGGCTTGACGCCGCAGGCCAGAAGCTCGGCGGCGTCGAGGTGCGTCTGGACCGTCGTGTTCGAGAACGAAAACCGGCCCGTGTCGGTCACGATTCCCGTGTAGACGCAGGTCGCGATCCGCCGGTCCGGACGGACGCCGGACGCGCGCACCAGTTCCCAGACCATTTCCGTGCTGGACGCAAACGACGGATCCACCCAGTTGAGGTCTCCGAAGCGGTCGTTGGAGGCGTGGTGGTCCACGTTGATCACGGTGAGGCGCTCGCGGGGCAGGGCCTGCGCGATCCGCTCCAGGCGCGCCCAGGAGCCCGAATCGAAGGTGAAGACCGCCTCGTAGTCCTTCCGGAGATCCTCGGGGCCGGCCCCCACCCGGTCGCTGCCCGGCAGGAAGCGGTACTCCGGAAGCGCTCCGCCGTCGCAGACCACGTGGGAGCGCTTGCCCAGACGCCGCAGCAGGAAGTGGAAGGCGAGCTGCGCTCCGAGCGCGTCCCCGTCGCTGCGCACGTGGCCGGTGACGAGATAGCGGTCGTGCCTGCGGACGAAGTCGAGGATCCGCCGGATCATCGCCCGCGAAGCGGGCTTCAGGCTATGCCGGGGCGACGCGAAGCTCGCCATGGTCCACCCGTTCCGCACGCCCGCGCACAAGGCTCCCCGGCGCTCCCGCCGCGCGGGCCTTGAGGTAGCGCTCGGTGTATCCGGCCCCGTCGCGCTCGACGAGGACCTCCACCTCGCGTCCGACGAACCGGCGGGCGAAGGCGTCCGCCAGCTCCGCCGCCAGGCGCTCCAGCCGCCGGAGGCGCTCCTTCTTGATCCGGCCGGGGAGATCCGGCAGGCGGGCCGCGTCCGTCCCCCGGCGCCGGGAATAGGGGAAGACGTGGATCCGGGAAAAGCCGATCGCGCGGCAGAGCGACAGCGTGTTTTCGAAATGCCGCTCGGTCTCCCCCGGAAAGCCCACGATGACGTCGGTCGTCAGCCCCGGATCCGGAACCCGTTCGGCCACCCGGTCGCAGGCCGCCCGGAACTGCCGGACGTTGTACCGGCGGCGCATGGCGCGGAGGATCTCATCGTCCCCCGACTGAAGCGGCAGGTGCAGGTGCGGGCAGAACCGCGGCTCCGCCGCCATGAGATCGAGCAGCGGATCGGAGATCTCGTTGGCCTCGATCGAGGAGAGCCGCACGCGCGCCACTCCCGGCAGCTTCAGGAGCCGCTCCACGAGATCCGGCAGAAGCGACCGGCCGGCGAGATCCTTGCCGTAGGATCCCAGGTGGACCCCCGTCAGGACGATCTCCCGGTAGCCGTTGGCGGCCAGGCGGCGCGCCTCTTCGACGGCGCTTTCGAGCGGGCGGCTGACCGCCCGTCCCCGCACCTTCGGGATGATGCAGAACGAGCAGTTGAGGTCGCAGCCGTCCTCCACCTTGAGGAAGGCGCGCGTGTGGCCGTCGAACCGTGAGATCGAAAGCTCGAAGATCGAGGGCTTCGTGTCGGCCGGAGTCAGGCGAGGGTCCTCCGCCAGCGCGGCCTTCTCGTCGTGGGGCACCACCCGGCGGACGCCCGGAAGATTCAGGAACTCCTGGCGGTGGGAATCGGCCGCGCACCCCGTCACGGCGATCTCGGCGAAAGGGAACTTCCGGGCCAGGCGACGCACGACCCGCTGCGCCTCCGCCGTGGCGACCTCCGTGACCGTGCAGGTGTTGACGACGATGAGATCCGCCCCGCGGTCGGCCGGAACCTCCTCCAGGCCCCGCCGGGCGAACCCTTCCCGAAGCGCCTGAGACTCGTATTGGTTGACCTTGCATCCGAAGGTCACGAAGGCGAAGGTCCTCATGAGCGGCGTCAGTATAGTGGAACGCGCCCGCCCGCGCCAGAGACGGCGCGACCCTTGTCCCGCCGGACGGGCTCTGGTACCGTGGGGCCATGGCGCGGGTTCTTCTGGCGATGAGCGGGGGCATCGACTCGAGCGTCTCGGCCCTTCTTCTGCGCCGGGCAGGCCATGACGTGGTCGGGGCCTTCATGCGCCACGGCGTCCCCGCCCCGGCCGGGTCCGCTCCGGCCCGCAAGCAGGGCTGCTGCTCGCTCGAGGACGCCTATGACGCCCGCCGCGTGGCCGACGCGCTCGGGATCCCCTTCTACACGCTCAACTTCGACAAGCCGTTCGAGCGGATCGTCGAGTACTTCGTATCGGAATACGACCGCGGCCGCACCCCCAACCCGTGCGTGGTCTGCAACCGCGACCTCAAGTTCGGCCGGCTCTTCGAATACGCCGACGCGGTGGGCGCCGAGTTCGTCGCCACCGGCCACTATGCCCGAACGGAGCGCCGCGGGGATCGCACCCTCCTTCTCAAGGGAAAGGATCCCCGCAAGGACCAGTCGTACGTCCTGTTTCCGCTCCGGCGCCGCGATCTGGAGCGGGTCCTCTTTCCCGTGGGAGGGCTCGAGAAGGCGGAGGTCCGCGCGCTGGCCCGGGAGGCGGGGCTGCGGGTGGCGGAGAAGCCCGAGAGCATGGAAATTTGCTTCGTTCCCGACCAGGATCATCGGCGGCTCCTGCGGGAACGGCTGGCGGGACGGCTCCGCGAAGGGGAATTCCGCTCGCGCGACGGCCGCGTCCTGGGCCGCCACGGGGGCCATCAGCTTTTCACCGTGGGGCAGCGCAAGGGGCTCGGAGTCGCCTTCGGGAAGCCCATGTACGTGGTGGAGATCGATCCCGACCGCAACGTGGTCGTGCTCTCCGAGGAGGACGAGCGGCGCGCCGAATTTTTCGTGCGCGACGTCAACTGGATCTCCTCGGATCCCGCTCCGGTCGAGGCCCAGGTCAAGATCCGTTCCGCGCATCCGGGGGCGCCCGCCCGGGTGGAGCCCGCGGGAGAGGGAAGGGTCCGCGTGACGTTTCGGGAGCCGCAGCGCGCGGTGACCCCCGGGCAGGCGGCCGTCTTCTACGACGGCGAAGTCGTCCTCGGGGGCGGCTGGATCGAATAGGCCGTCAGGGCGCGGGGGGCGGCGGCGCGGCCGGAGGACCCTTCTTCAGGGTCTGGATTTCGACCCGCGCCTCCTGCGCCAGGCGCTTGATTTCCTGGAGCGCCTTGCGCGCGCGGGTGGCGGCGACTTTCTTGCCCCTGAGGAACTCCTCGAACTGGGCGCGGGCCTCCCCCACCAGACGTGCCAGCGCGTCGAATTTCTCGGTCCCCATGGCGCGGTCCTCGC
Above is a window of Planctomycetota bacterium DNA encoding:
- the mtaB gene encoding tRNA (N(6)-L-threonylcarbamoyladenosine(37)-C(2))-methylthiotransferase MtaB, with the protein product MRTFAFVTFGCKVNQYESQALREGFARRGLEEVPADRGADLIVVNTCTVTEVATAEAQRVVRRLARKFPFAEIAVTGCAADSHRQEFLNLPGVRRVVPHDEKAALAEDPRLTPADTKPSIFELSISRFDGHTRAFLKVEDGCDLNCSFCIIPKVRGRAVSRPLESAVEEARRLAANGYREIVLTGVHLGSYGKDLAGRSLLPDLVERLLKLPGVARVRLSSIEANEISDPLLDLMAAEPRFCPHLHLPLQSGDDEILRAMRRRYNVRQFRAACDRVAERVPDPGLTTDVIVGFPGETERHFENTLSLCRAIGFSRIHVFPYSRRRGTDAARLPDLPGRIKKERLRRLERLAAELADAFARRFVGREVEVLVERDGAGYTERYLKARAAGAPGSLVRGRAERVDHGELRVAPA
- a CDS encoding histone H1, whose product is MGTEKFDALARLVGEARAQFEEFLRGKKVAATRARKALQEIKRLAQEARVEIQTLKKGPPAAPPPPAP
- a CDS encoding bifunctional oligoribonuclease/PAP phosphatase NrnA, encoding MASFASPRHSLKPASRAMIRRILDFVRRHDRYLVTGHVRSDGDALGAQLAFHFLLRRLGKRSHVVCDGGALPEYRFLPGSDRVGAGPEDLRKDYEAVFTFDSGSWARLERIAQALPRERLTVINVDHHASNDRFGDLNWVDPSFASSTEMVWELVRASGVRPDRRIATCVYTGIVTDTGRFSFSNTTVQTHLDAAELLACGVKPAEIHRALFRQKTPEQLRYLAEALRRIRLTAGGRVGWLVLSKDLSRKTGYAPGDTQEYIDQVKSIKGVQVAVLLREADAPGKVKVSWRTDPGVDGIALAARWGGGGHPRASGATVPGTLAQAEREVLRETVRFLDGRRG
- the pilM gene encoding type IV pilus assembly protein PilM, giving the protein MARGVWGIDVSKYSIKVARLEGSGRGVTLTHVGVFPYEESGSGEPGGVDRQIRTALAQVKAQYKIAGEPVVLSLPSHSILNRLVKLPPVEDAKIPEVVKYEAQSQIPFPMDEVLWDYQYVDRDYVPGEEKEVILFAIKRDIVEQFLANIADLGLNVEAVQFAPVALFNFLVRDQELSGPTVALDMGAENTDLIVIDGTKFWVRNLPITGNDLTKALQKAFNLPFEEAEKLKLRAAQSQQAQKIFNAVQPVLRDLVNEINRSTGYYKSISKTSKFEKILLLGNATKTLNFQKFISQSLQLPAVRLQKLNTVQVGGQVDPGDLQEHLAGLGTALGLALQGLGETVNRINLLPPAHRRRKELRRKQPYVVAAVAALYALVGLMGWRQYSERDELQKAVTRAKQAKQEAAAQKAEYEQAIQVDEIRAQLEPLVRISTERDLILKVMDLLNPNLPDNGNWELPADQKLWVVDWKFEEKERPKAAEGGAAPAVFNPATAGQPKPYPTQKILVTTLEVVIAKRSTDAQGRDFVIRTLLNYDPLRKAPVKPAQPCAVKNPYWELAEGQGPVGFWQVELDHPITEALAWPVPRGFQKRLENEPERKNYWRYRVTLQIPVGEEQRKALAAADKGGEKK
- the mnmA gene encoding tRNA 2-thiouridine(34) synthase MnmA, which encodes MARVLLAMSGGIDSSVSALLLRRAGHDVVGAFMRHGVPAPAGSAPARKQGCCSLEDAYDARRVADALGIPFYTLNFDKPFERIVEYFVSEYDRGRTPNPCVVCNRDLKFGRLFEYADAVGAEFVATGHYARTERRGDRTLLLKGKDPRKDQSYVLFPLRRRDLERVLFPVGGLEKAEVRALAREAGLRVAEKPESMEICFVPDQDHRRLLRERLAGRLREGEFRSRDGRVLGRHGGHQLFTVGQRKGLGVAFGKPMYVVEIDPDRNVVVLSEEDERRAEFFVRDVNWISSDPAPVEAQVKIRSAHPGAPARVEPAGEGRVRVTFREPQRAVTPGQAAVFYDGEVVLGGGWIE
- a CDS encoding uracil-DNA glycosylase, translating into MNRHARRHLEMERLFGADFLPLSRARASRPAARPAAERPKAEACGSGPPEFLEFRRQVLSCTKCGLAGTRTQVVFGVGPLGAPLMFVGEAPGEDEDRQGEPFVGRAGQLLTKTLKKLGVGRERVYIANILKCRPPGNRTPQFDEMAACMPWLLRQIQFVGPGILCALGNIAAQTLLGTRTGITRLRGKYGEAHGRRIFCTFHPAYVLRNMGDLPLFEADLRTVCRDAGLLGETGAGSLQGPEKNI